One segment of Microbacterium arborescens DNA contains the following:
- a CDS encoding LacI family DNA-binding transcriptional regulator, with protein sequence MAGAKQTTITDVAAHAGVSLATVSRVMNGNATVDPALAERVRASAAQLGYSANPLARSLVLGRTQTISVVVPDLANPTFQGMLRGLSRAAVADGYHVLIADSDEHVDEERLLALESRRRSDGLILCAPRMSDEQLAEVVADVAPVVLVNRTGDAPSVAADYRTPLRAIIDHLYAQGHRRFAYLAGAARSASSGQRLSALEDARRELPDCEIVEIPAGVDFASGAGALDDVLSSGATAVLAFNDLSAMGLLSAATERGIPVPGRLSIAGFDDIPFARYTSPALTTAAVPMGELGARAWSALHDLLEGRTPDPAVTVSPEVIVRGSTGAPAA encoded by the coding sequence ATGGCCGGAGCGAAGCAGACCACGATCACCGACGTCGCCGCGCACGCGGGCGTGTCGCTGGCCACCGTCTCGCGCGTCATGAACGGCAACGCCACCGTCGACCCAGCCCTTGCCGAGCGGGTACGGGCCTCGGCGGCCCAGCTCGGGTACTCGGCCAATCCGCTCGCCCGCAGCCTCGTGCTCGGGCGCACCCAGACCATCTCGGTCGTGGTGCCCGACCTCGCGAACCCGACGTTCCAGGGGATGCTGCGCGGCCTCAGCCGGGCAGCGGTCGCCGACGGGTACCACGTGCTCATCGCCGACTCCGACGAGCACGTCGACGAAGAGCGTCTGCTCGCGCTCGAGTCTCGTCGACGCTCGGACGGACTGATCCTGTGCGCGCCGCGTATGAGCGATGAGCAGCTCGCCGAGGTCGTCGCCGACGTCGCACCCGTCGTGCTGGTCAACCGCACCGGCGATGCCCCGAGCGTCGCCGCCGACTACCGGACGCCGCTGCGCGCGATCATCGATCATCTCTACGCACAGGGCCACCGCCGATTCGCCTACCTCGCCGGCGCAGCACGCAGCGCCTCGAGCGGGCAGCGACTCTCCGCGCTCGAGGACGCGCGGCGGGAGCTGCCGGACTGCGAGATCGTCGAGATCCCCGCCGGCGTCGACTTCGCCAGCGGAGCGGGCGCCCTCGATGACGTGCTGTCATCCGGGGCGACGGCGGTGCTGGCCTTCAACGACCTGTCGGCGATGGGCCTGCTGAGCGCGGCGACCGAGCGCGGCATCCCCGTTCCCGGCCGGCTCTCGATCGCCGGCTTCGACGACATCCCCTTCGCCCGCTACACCTCCCCCGCGCTCACGACGGCCGCCGTGCCGATGGGAGAGCTCGGCGCTCGAGCCTGGTCGGCGCTCCACGATCTCCTCGAGGGCCGCACGCCCGACCCGGCTGTCACGGTCTCGCCCGAGGTCATCGTGCGCGGCAGCACCGGAGCCCCGGCCGCCTGA
- a CDS encoding carbohydrate ABC transporter permease yields MSAIGELSRLRRPAGRAAREKPRDTKAAMVFLAPWLLGLVLVTVLPIAASLYLSFTKYDLFNAPEFIGIDNYVRMAQDPRLAASLGVTFVYVLVGVPLAMGAALGIALLLDKGLRGLAFYRSMFYLPSLLGSSVAVAILWKQIFGVDGLVNQFLAIFGIEGPGWISNPDTALSTIILLSVWGFGAPMVIFLAGLRQIPVMYYEAAAMDGAGSARQFFSITLPLLSPIVFFNLVLSMIGAFQAFTQAFIISNGSGGPSDSTLFYTLYLYQKGFTAFDMGYASAMAWLLVAIIAGFTAVNFALSKLWVFYDD; encoded by the coding sequence ATGAGCGCCATCGGCGAGCTGTCCCGGCTGCGGCGTCCCGCAGGGCGGGCTGCGCGGGAGAAACCGCGCGACACGAAGGCGGCGATGGTCTTCCTCGCACCGTGGCTCCTCGGTCTCGTGCTCGTGACCGTGCTCCCGATCGCGGCGTCGCTGTACCTGTCGTTCACCAAGTACGACCTGTTCAACGCCCCCGAGTTCATCGGGATCGACAACTACGTCCGCATGGCCCAGGACCCGCGCCTGGCGGCATCCCTCGGCGTCACCTTCGTGTACGTCCTCGTCGGCGTCCCGCTCGCCATGGGTGCGGCCCTCGGCATCGCACTGCTGCTCGACAAGGGGCTGCGCGGCCTGGCGTTCTACCGCTCGATGTTCTACCTCCCTTCCCTGCTCGGCTCCTCGGTCGCGGTGGCGATCCTGTGGAAGCAGATCTTCGGCGTCGACGGACTCGTCAACCAGTTCCTCGCGATCTTCGGCATCGAAGGCCCGGGGTGGATCTCCAACCCCGACACGGCACTGTCGACGATCATCCTGCTGAGCGTCTGGGGATTCGGCGCGCCGATGGTCATCTTCCTCGCGGGCCTGCGCCAGATCCCGGTGATGTACTACGAGGCCGCGGCGATGGACGGCGCGGGGTCCGCCCGGCAGTTCTTCTCGATCACGCTGCCGCTGCTGAGCCCGATCGTCTTCTTCAACCTCGTGCTGTCGATGATCGGCGCCTTCCAGGCCTTCACGCAGGCGTTCATCATCTCGAACGGATCGGGTGGGCCGTCCGACTCGACGCTCTTCTACACGCTGTACCTCTACCAGAAGGGGTTCACGGCGTTCGACATGGGCTACGCCTCGGCCATGGCCTGGCTGCTGGTGGCCATCATCGCGGGCTTCACCGCCGTGAACTTCGCTCTCTCCAAGCTGTGGGTGTTCTATGACGACTGA
- a CDS encoding glycoside hydrolase family 30 protein: MSETAAALDRRISWVSTDREHAWVEMPAPQFAPLTGMPNLLLRTDRRYQTVEGFGVCFNELGWRALSRLGEADRAEIFDELFTPGRGTGFSVCRMPVGANDFSTDWYSYDEVAGDFGLEHFSIEHDRASLIPYIHEALRRRPDLKLWASPWSPPSWMKTNGHYAAALPWRGSDVDNGLRPDQVGVEGTDMMIQEPRYLDAYAEYFARFVKAYRAEGIDISMVMPQNEFNSPQVFPSCTWTPEGLARFIAVLGPRMRELGVDVFFGTQERPAPEHLATVLAEPDAGPFISGAGFQWAGKGAIADAHRIAPHLSLYQTEQECGDGRNDWRFARYTWSLMRRFFEAGANAYTYWNLALDEGGVSRWGWAQNSLVVVDPATNGFRYTHEFFVMKHLAHHVQVGATRIDAFSWTGHENQLAFENPDGSIVIVMQNDLADEMPVTIALDGAAFDVVLPADSFSTIRIAAPA, encoded by the coding sequence ATGTCCGAGACCGCCGCAGCCCTCGACCGCCGCATCAGCTGGGTCAGCACCGATCGCGAGCATGCGTGGGTCGAGATGCCCGCGCCGCAGTTCGCGCCGTTGACGGGGATGCCCAACCTGCTGTTGCGCACGGACCGCCGGTACCAGACCGTCGAGGGGTTCGGTGTCTGCTTCAACGAGCTCGGCTGGCGGGCGCTGTCACGTCTGGGCGAGGCCGATCGGGCCGAGATCTTCGATGAGCTGTTCACGCCGGGTCGGGGCACGGGCTTCTCGGTGTGCCGGATGCCGGTGGGCGCGAACGACTTCTCGACCGATTGGTACTCCTACGACGAGGTCGCGGGAGACTTCGGGCTCGAGCACTTCTCGATCGAGCACGATCGCGCGTCGCTCATCCCGTACATCCATGAGGCGCTGCGGCGGCGGCCGGATCTGAAGCTGTGGGCATCGCCGTGGAGCCCGCCGTCGTGGATGAAGACGAACGGTCATTACGCCGCCGCGCTGCCGTGGCGGGGAAGCGACGTCGACAACGGCCTGCGGCCCGACCAGGTCGGTGTCGAGGGCACGGACATGATGATCCAGGAGCCGCGCTATCTGGACGCGTACGCGGAGTACTTCGCCCGATTCGTCAAGGCCTACCGTGCGGAGGGCATCGACATCTCGATGGTCATGCCGCAGAACGAGTTCAACTCGCCACAGGTGTTTCCGAGCTGCACGTGGACGCCCGAGGGGCTGGCCCGATTCATCGCCGTTCTCGGGCCCCGGATGCGGGAGCTGGGCGTCGACGTGTTCTTCGGAACGCAGGAGCGTCCGGCGCCGGAGCACCTCGCGACCGTGCTCGCCGAACCGGATGCCGGGCCGTTCATCTCGGGCGCGGGATTCCAGTGGGCAGGCAAGGGCGCCATCGCCGATGCCCATCGGATCGCGCCTCACCTGTCGCTCTACCAGACCGAGCAGGAGTGCGGGGATGGCCGGAACGACTGGCGTTTCGCGCGTTACACCTGGTCTCTCATGAGGCGCTTCTTCGAGGCCGGCGCCAACGCGTACACCTACTGGAACCTCGCTCTCGACGAGGGAGGAGTCAGCCGGTGGGGATGGGCGCAGAACTCCCTGGTCGTCGTCGATCCCGCGACCAACGGATTCCGTTACACCCACGAGTTCTTCGTGATGAAGCACCTCGCGCACCACGTGCAGGTCGGCGCGACGCGCATCGATGCATTCAGCTGGACGGGTCACGAGAACCAGCTCGCATTCGAGAACCCGGACGGCTCGATCGTCATCGTCATGCAGAACGACCTCGCGGACGAGATGCCGGTGACCATCGCCCTCGACGGTGCGGCGTTCGACGTGGTCCTGCCCGCGGACTCGTTCAGTACGATCCGCATCGCCGCCCCCGCCTGA
- a CDS encoding ABC transporter substrate-binding protein, translating into MNNRRLLALAAAGVAIAVSLSGCAAGTGGGDDEKITLRFAWWGSDELNAIKDEQIALFEKAHPNITVAGEPSEYNGYYDKLATQVAGGGAPDALQITYDALPLYVAKNAIADISSDVDQDSFTPGSLDAGIIDGKLYALPTGVGSRGIIVNPAVFEAAGVPLPDDTTWTWDDYIDIATQISEKSGDGVYGSAQIANDQSLMAFARQNGEDLYTADGEFGVSEKTANAFFTFAKELQASGGSPDASTASEDASASLEQSLMGQGKIGMAFAPLNFTGIYATASGQDLQILNVPGDKAGKVGLVIQPTVQYAVSSKSKHPREAAMLIDFLLNSDEAGPLNKLTLGIPATPAVLEAITPEFTDSEKAQVAFIDRLSAAGGAAQNPLALPTSQLGPIITKLLDDVTFDKATPAEAASELVSQVQTALDAS; encoded by the coding sequence ATGAACAACCGACGACTCCTCGCCCTCGCCGCCGCCGGCGTCGCGATCGCGGTCTCGCTGTCCGGCTGCGCCGCAGGCACCGGCGGTGGCGACGACGAGAAGATCACCCTGCGCTTCGCCTGGTGGGGCAGCGACGAGCTCAACGCCATCAAGGACGAGCAGATCGCGCTCTTCGAGAAGGCCCACCCGAACATCACCGTCGCGGGCGAGCCGAGCGAGTACAACGGCTACTACGACAAGCTCGCGACCCAGGTCGCCGGCGGCGGCGCCCCGGATGCCCTGCAGATCACCTACGACGCCCTCCCGCTCTACGTCGCGAAGAACGCGATCGCCGACATCTCATCCGACGTCGATCAGGACTCGTTCACACCCGGATCACTCGACGCGGGCATCATCGACGGCAAGCTTTACGCCTTACCGACCGGCGTCGGCTCACGCGGCATCATCGTCAACCCTGCGGTGTTCGAAGCGGCGGGCGTCCCCCTGCCCGACGACACGACGTGGACGTGGGACGACTACATCGATATCGCCACGCAGATCTCCGAGAAGAGCGGCGACGGGGTCTACGGGTCGGCGCAGATCGCGAACGACCAGTCACTCATGGCCTTCGCCCGCCAGAACGGCGAAGACCTCTACACCGCCGACGGCGAGTTCGGAGTCAGCGAGAAGACGGCGAACGCGTTCTTCACGTTCGCGAAGGAACTCCAGGCCAGCGGAGGGTCGCCCGACGCGTCGACTGCGTCCGAGGATGCGTCGGCCTCCCTCGAGCAGAGCCTCATGGGCCAGGGGAAGATCGGCATGGCGTTCGCCCCGCTCAACTTCACCGGCATCTACGCCACGGCATCCGGTCAGGATCTTCAGATCCTCAACGTGCCGGGCGACAAGGCCGGCAAGGTCGGCCTCGTCATCCAGCCCACCGTCCAGTACGCCGTCTCGTCGAAGTCGAAGCACCCGCGCGAAGCGGCGATGCTCATCGACTTCCTCCTCAACAGCGACGAAGCCGGGCCCCTCAACAAGCTCACCCTCGGCATCCCCGCGACGCCCGCTGTGCTCGAGGCGATCACCCCCGAGTTCACGGACTCCGAGAAGGCCCAGGTCGCCTTCATCGATCGCCTCTCCGCTGCCGGCGGGGCGGCGCAGAACCCGCTGGCGCTGCCCACCTCGCAGCTCGGCCCGATCATCACGAAGCTGCTCGACGACGTCACCTTCGACAAGGCGACCCCCGCCGAGGCGGCCTCGGAGCTCGTCTCGCAGGTGCAGACCGCGCTCGACGCGAGCTGA
- a CDS encoding DUF6807 family protein — protein MPRTTTIALVGVHGYGTVHLDNLRRLGDRVRLVAAADPRPPAPGALPAETRVFPDLTSLLAATDDIDVVIVATPLHTHLELARTVVSRGIDLYLEKPPVLTLADLRVLEDAAAHSGARIQVGFQSLGSRALRAFAEDRFDLGPVRAIGAVGLWARDRAYWERSRWAGRRELDGVAVVDGVTTNPLAHATATALAIAGTTAVADITQVAADLYRANAIEGDDTSLLRVSTTRGIRVTAGLTLCADEQVDPYVEVHGRRRTARFFYTEDVVEVDGRSEHFERDDLFENLLDHRDDGVALLSPLSASGAFVAVIDAVGRTAPHEIDPAFVTARGEGPARRLVVDGIEDTIIRAVDAEATFGELHLPWARRTAPEVVLTLPGTGSPLAELVDGADAARSSSPRPYLHPLRTPGGVVVTDHHPADHDWHLGVSVALQDVDGTNFWGGRTYTPGEDYIWRGDHGRIEIARVEQLDDGAALDLRWIGPDGSVVVRERRELRVTHRDDRAAVIGLSFELSPAGDRTVMLGGPGSNGRVGGGYGGLAWRLPACGDVDVRTPSARGEEAVHGTIAPWLAWSAAFAGPTGGAPAEATVALAAADEVSAADPWFVRVAGYPGIGAALAWDRAVAASPDAPVRRAYRLLVADGRVTDAEVGALLA, from the coding sequence ATGCCACGCACCACCACCATCGCCCTCGTCGGTGTCCACGGCTACGGAACCGTGCACCTCGACAACCTCCGCCGCCTGGGCGATCGGGTGCGGCTCGTCGCGGCAGCCGACCCCCGTCCGCCGGCACCGGGCGCCCTGCCTGCCGAGACGCGCGTCTTCCCCGACCTCACCTCGCTGCTCGCGGCGACCGACGACATCGACGTCGTCATCGTCGCCACCCCGTTGCACACGCACCTCGAACTCGCGCGCACGGTCGTGAGCCGCGGCATCGACCTGTACCTCGAGAAGCCCCCCGTCCTGACGCTCGCCGACCTGCGCGTGCTCGAGGACGCCGCCGCACATTCGGGGGCGCGCATCCAGGTCGGCTTCCAGAGCCTCGGATCACGGGCGCTCCGAGCCTTCGCTGAAGACCGCTTCGACCTCGGTCCGGTCCGCGCCATCGGGGCAGTGGGCCTCTGGGCGCGCGATCGCGCGTACTGGGAGCGCAGCCGCTGGGCCGGACGCCGCGAGCTCGACGGCGTCGCCGTCGTCGACGGCGTCACGACCAACCCGCTCGCCCACGCCACCGCCACCGCGCTCGCGATCGCCGGCACGACCGCCGTCGCCGACATCACCCAGGTCGCCGCCGACCTCTACCGCGCCAACGCCATCGAGGGCGACGACACGAGCCTGCTGCGCGTGTCGACCACCCGCGGCATCCGCGTCACCGCCGGACTCACGCTGTGCGCGGACGAACAGGTCGACCCGTACGTCGAGGTGCACGGACGCCGCCGCACGGCACGCTTCTTCTACACGGAGGACGTCGTCGAGGTCGACGGCCGCAGCGAGCACTTCGAGCGCGACGACCTCTTCGAAAACCTCCTCGATCACCGCGACGATGGCGTCGCCCTGCTGTCTCCCCTGTCGGCATCGGGCGCCTTCGTCGCCGTCATCGACGCCGTGGGACGCACCGCGCCGCACGAGATCGACCCCGCGTTCGTGACGGCGCGCGGCGAGGGCCCCGCGCGCCGGCTCGTCGTGGACGGCATCGAGGACACGATCATCCGCGCCGTCGACGCCGAGGCGACCTTCGGCGAGCTGCACCTGCCGTGGGCGCGTCGCACGGCCCCCGAGGTCGTGCTGACCCTGCCCGGTACCGGTTCGCCGCTCGCCGAGCTGGTCGACGGTGCCGACGCAGCGCGTTCGTCGAGCCCGCGCCCCTACCTGCATCCGCTGCGCACACCGGGCGGCGTCGTCGTGACCGATCATCATCCCGCCGACCACGACTGGCATCTCGGGGTCAGCGTCGCGTTGCAGGATGTCGACGGCACCAACTTCTGGGGCGGCCGCACCTACACGCCGGGCGAGGACTACATCTGGCGAGGCGATCACGGACGCATCGAGATCGCCCGCGTCGAGCAGCTCGACGATGGCGCGGCCCTCGACCTGCGCTGGATCGGTCCCGACGGCAGCGTCGTCGTCCGCGAACGGCGAGAGCTGCGGGTGACCCACCGCGACGATCGCGCCGCCGTCATCGGCCTGTCGTTCGAGCTGTCGCCGGCGGGCGATCGCACCGTGATGCTGGGCGGGCCGGGCAGCAACGGACGCGTCGGGGGCGGCTACGGCGGTCTCGCCTGGCGCCTCCCCGCCTGCGGCGACGTCGACGTGCGTACGCCCTCGGCTCGCGGCGAAGAGGCGGTGCACGGGACGATCGCTCCCTGGCTCGCGTGGTCGGCAGCCTTCGCCGGACCGACCGGTGGCGCACCCGCCGAAGCCACCGTGGCGCTCGCGGCCGCCGACGAGGTGTCTGCCGCGGATCCGTGGTTCGTCCGCGTCGCGGGCTACCCCGGCATCGGCGCAGCGCTCGCGTGGGACCGCGCGGTGGCGGCATCCCCCGACGCCCCGGTCCGGCGCGCCTACCGCCTGCTCGTGGCCGACGGCCGTGTGACCGACGCGGAGGTCGGCGCGCTCCTCGCCTGA
- a CDS encoding M24 family metallopeptidase — protein MLTSHEALSWYLGGARTHVSLAGPPVLAVRVAEDGDTLFVSANEADRLIAEELDAAGAARVVRVPWYESVVARAGAGDGGDRVVGEAEVGVQLRAARAELVPEEVDRYRALGRDVAETLTDVAAGLSPATSERTAASALAAELVERGIDPLVLLVAGHARLPHRHPLPTEAALGDRAMLVVCGRRHGLIANATRWVGAAGADDDRILAVEAAFFSATRPGTRLDEAFRAGCRGYAQAGFAPDEWERHHQGGPTGYAGRDPRATAETRDIVRSPHAFAWNPSAPGAKVEDTVLVSDAGVEVLTVDPRWPTTTVGGLARPVARPFG, from the coding sequence GTGCTCACGTCGCACGAGGCGCTGTCGTGGTACCTCGGCGGAGCGCGTACGCACGTCTCGCTCGCGGGCCCGCCCGTTCTGGCCGTGCGTGTCGCCGAGGACGGCGACACGCTCTTCGTCTCGGCGAACGAGGCCGACCGTCTGATCGCCGAGGAGCTCGACGCGGCCGGTGCCGCACGGGTCGTGCGGGTGCCCTGGTACGAGTCGGTCGTCGCCCGAGCCGGTGCCGGCGACGGCGGCGACCGTGTGGTCGGTGAGGCGGAGGTCGGGGTGCAGCTGCGAGCGGCGCGAGCCGAGCTGGTTCCGGAGGAGGTCGATCGCTATCGCGCGCTCGGTCGCGACGTGGCCGAGACGCTGACGGATGTCGCTGCCGGGCTCTCGCCGGCGACATCGGAGCGCACCGCGGCATCCGCGCTCGCCGCCGAGCTCGTCGAGCGTGGGATCGACCCGCTCGTGCTCCTCGTCGCCGGGCACGCGAGGCTTCCGCACCGGCACCCGCTGCCGACCGAGGCGGCCCTCGGTGACCGGGCGATGCTGGTCGTGTGCGGCCGGCGGCACGGGCTGATCGCCAACGCGACCCGTTGGGTCGGCGCAGCCGGCGCCGACGACGACCGCATCCTCGCGGTCGAGGCAGCGTTCTTCTCGGCGACGCGTCCCGGGACGCGGCTCGACGAGGCGTTCCGCGCGGGGTGCCGGGGTTATGCGCAGGCGGGGTTCGCGCCGGACGAGTGGGAGCGACACCACCAGGGCGGTCCGACGGGCTACGCGGGGCGCGATCCCCGGGCGACCGCCGAGACGCGCGACATCGTCCGGTCGCCGCACGCGTTCGCCTGGAACCCGAGCGCGCCCGGTGCGAAGGTCGAAGACACGGTGCTCGTGTCGGACGCGGGTGTCGAGGTTCTGACGGTCGATCCGCGCTGGCCCACCACCACCGTCGGTGGCCTCGCCCGGCCCGTGGCGCGTCCGTTCGGCTGA
- a CDS encoding carbohydrate ABC transporter permease, whose protein sequence is MTTELITTADRRNARERQRARRREELGLGRRSRAGALARHIFLIATSLLMLYPLLWMIVSSLRPNDEIFRLPGLWPLSFEVDNYIQGWNALSPSFGTYLWNSLVVVAGSIVGNLVSCAMAAYAFARLNFHFKRTLFAIMLVTIMLPVHIVIVPQYIMFSQLGLVNTFWPLILPKALATDAFFVFLMVQFIRGIPRELDEAARIDGAGHARIFLQILLPMMTPALATTAIFTFVWVWNDFFGALIYLNNPDLFTVPLALRQFMSAQGASNFGGMFAMSVVSLVPVFLAFLFGQRFLIRGIATTGIK, encoded by the coding sequence ATGACGACTGAACTGATCACGACCGCCGATCGCAGGAACGCCCGCGAGCGTCAGCGTGCGCGTCGGCGCGAGGAGCTCGGCCTCGGACGTCGGAGCCGGGCGGGCGCGCTCGCGCGGCACATCTTCCTCATCGCGACGTCGCTGCTGATGCTCTACCCGCTGCTGTGGATGATCGTCAGTTCGCTACGGCCCAACGACGAGATCTTCCGCCTCCCGGGCCTGTGGCCGCTGTCGTTCGAGGTCGACAACTACATCCAGGGATGGAACGCGCTCTCGCCCTCGTTCGGCACCTACCTGTGGAACTCGCTCGTCGTGGTCGCGGGGTCGATCGTGGGAAACCTCGTGTCGTGCGCGATGGCCGCCTATGCGTTCGCCCGGCTGAACTTCCACTTCAAGCGCACGCTCTTCGCGATCATGCTCGTCACGATCATGCTGCCCGTGCACATCGTCATCGTGCCGCAATACATCATGTTCAGTCAGCTCGGGCTCGTGAACACCTTCTGGCCGCTGATCCTGCCGAAGGCCCTCGCGACCGACGCGTTCTTCGTCTTCCTGATGGTGCAGTTCATCCGCGGCATCCCGCGTGAGCTCGACGAAGCGGCCCGCATCGACGGCGCCGGCCATGCCCGCATCTTCCTGCAGATCCTGCTGCCGATGATGACCCCGGCGCTCGCGACGACCGCCATCTTCACGTTCGTGTGGGTGTGGAACGACTTCTTCGGGGCACTGATCTACCTCAACAACCCCGACCTGTTCACCGTGCCGCTCGCGCTCCGCCAGTTCATGTCGGCGCAGGGGGCCTCGAACTTCGGCGGCATGTTCGCGATGTCGGTGGTCTCGCTCGTGCCGGTGTTCCTGGCGTTCCTGTTCGGCCAGCGCTTCCTCATCCGAGGCATCGCGACGACCGGCATCAAGTAG
- a CDS encoding acetylxylan esterase, translating to MTSPDPSPALADGGAAHAASHPAGPLTGYTDWPAYLERTAPHRPGDERGDTLAHVLGVRRPVADGIRVEHTWSSGGVDGSKVSWQLPYGPRTRAWLLRPAGIRSPLPGLLGLHCHGGVRSVGAEQLVETDRPAHPTAARLRRDIYDGRAPANDLARAGFAVLVHDTFSWGSRAFDLSQPTPRLAEHIAAREALWRERGEDPSADDRFDAISTLHEDSLAKAAGMLGASLAGAVASDDLAALDVLAEMPGVDPGRLGVFGLSGGGGRAVLAAALDRRISATVVTCMMATFASLVPAEIDTHSWLLHSPGIRVAGDWPDLARPREGQAVLVQYGRHDPLFPAAGMRAADAALVGSAGYAGSFHDAGHVSSREMQDEARAFLADRLGA from the coding sequence ATGACGTCGCCTGACCCCTCGCCCGCACTCGCCGACGGCGGCGCCGCACACGCCGCATCCCACCCCGCCGGGCCCCTGACCGGTTACACCGACTGGCCCGCATACCTCGAGCGCACTGCACCGCATCGGCCCGGCGATGAGCGCGGCGACACGCTCGCCCACGTCCTCGGCGTGCGGCGCCCGGTCGCCGACGGTATCCGCGTCGAGCACACCTGGTCGAGCGGCGGTGTCGACGGCTCGAAGGTGAGCTGGCAGCTCCCGTACGGGCCGCGGACCCGAGCTTGGCTGCTGCGCCCGGCCGGCATCCGCTCCCCCCTCCCCGGCCTGCTCGGGCTGCACTGCCACGGCGGGGTCCGATCGGTCGGGGCGGAACAGCTGGTCGAGACCGACCGCCCCGCACACCCGACCGCCGCCAGGCTGAGACGCGACATCTACGACGGTCGGGCGCCCGCGAACGACCTCGCCCGCGCCGGGTTCGCCGTGCTCGTGCACGACACGTTCTCGTGGGGCAGCCGCGCATTCGATCTCTCGCAGCCGACGCCGCGCCTGGCCGAGCACATCGCGGCCCGCGAAGCGCTCTGGCGCGAACGCGGTGAGGACCCGAGCGCCGACGACCGGTTCGATGCGATCTCGACACTGCACGAGGACTCGCTCGCCAAGGCCGCCGGGATGCTCGGGGCGAGCCTCGCCGGAGCCGTCGCGAGCGACGACCTCGCGGCGCTCGACGTCCTGGCCGAGATGCCGGGGGTCGACCCCGGCCGACTCGGAGTGTTCGGCCTGTCGGGTGGCGGCGGACGGGCGGTGCTCGCGGCCGCCCTCGACCGGCGCATCTCCGCGACCGTCGTCACCTGCATGATGGCCACCTTCGCCTCGCTCGTCCCCGCCGAGATCGACACCCATTCATGGCTGCTGCACAGCCCTGGCATCCGGGTGGCCGGAGACTGGCCGGATCTTGCTCGACCGCGCGAGGGACAAGCTGTGCTCGTGCAGTACGGACGGCACGACCCGCTGTTCCCCGCCGCGGGGATGCGCGCCGCCGACGCTGCTCTGGTCGGGTCGGCGGGGTACGCCGGTTCGTTCCACGATGCGGGGCACGTCTCTTCGCGGGAGATGCAGGACGAGGCCCGCGCTTTCCTGGCCGACCGGCTCGGCGCCTGA